TGTATTGTAGCATTTGACCAGCTTCAGATTGGGAAGTGCCTGCACCTGTTTCAGGTTTTTAATCCTTGTGTTAAAACAGTCGAGCTGCTCAAGGCCTGTAAGATACTCAACACCCTTCAAACTTTTAATTTGTGTTCCGGAGATATTGAGTTTGCGCAACTTTGCAAGCGGTGCAAGAAACAACAATTCACTAACAGCTGTATTTTGAATATCAAGCACTTCAAGTGTTACAAGTTCCGATAATGGTTGCAGAGATTCGATCGGATTGTTGGGACAAATCAGGGTATGGAGCCTGTTCAACGTACTTAGAGGCGCCAGGGAGGAAATCCTTGTATTGGAAAATCGGACTTCCTCGAGCAGGATCATCTTATTGAGGTATTCAAGGCTTGTAATTTCGAGCGAACGCTCTGAAAGTGCTGATTCATCAAGGTTAACAACCCTTAAGTTGGCCAGCTCCTGCAATTGTTCACGGCTTAATTCGGTGTTGGGAGTAATATATTTTTCGGCCAGCGATTTCCAAACTTCGGGCAATTCATCCCACCACTTTCGCAAATCATCTGTTTGATAAACGACCAGACATCCCGGGTGCCTGATTAAAAATTCGATGATCTCTGTTTCATCCACAGGTGCATCATCACAATAGATGACTTTCAGACTTCCAAGTTCCATGATGGGGAGGAACGAAGTTACATTGGTGTGGTCAAAGGAGATTTTGGTAAGCTTTGTAAGATCTTCGAGGGGTGACAAATCACTCACCTTTGTGTTGGAAAAGTTGAGCTCGCGAAGATCGGACAAGTTACTTACCGGAGTAATATTGGTAATGCCCGTTCCCTGGCAGTATATCGCGTTGAGCATCGGCATGTTTGCGACAGGATCAAGAGAGAGCAGTGCCTTATTCTCAGCTATGTTCAGTGTTCTCATTCTCGTTACATCATGCAATTCTTCCTTGGTGGGATTTGCAAATAGCGCAACTTTATCTGCAAATACACTTTTCCATTCGGGCAACAGGTCGTTCCACCAATGTTTCAATTCAGATGTTTCGTAAATGACCAGCACCTGCGGATTGATTTCATTGAAACGCATTGCTTCATTGCGGGTTACGCGGGCCTGATCACAATAGATCGTACTCAGATTCGGCAATCCGCTCAATGGCGACAAATCAGATACCGGTGTCTGATCAATGAACAGTAATCTCAGGTTGGTTAAACTGCTCAGTGGTTCGAGTGTACTCACCGGAGTGTTTTCAAATTTTAAAAAGACCAGCTCGGTCAAGTTCTTCAAAGGATTGACGTCAGTAATGTTAGTCGCTGAAAAATCAAGCCGGTCGAGAGATTTCAGTGAACTCACCGCACCTAAGGTATTAAGACTTGTTCCTGAAATATCTAAGTCTTTTATATTGACAAGCCCTGTTAGCGGATCCAGGGTCTTGATTTGAGTATGACTTAAGTTTAGCCGGATCAATTGGGTGAAATTAGCCAGTGTACTGATATCTGCAACCTTTGTATTTCCTGCATTCAACTCCTGCAGTTTGGTTAAGTATCTGATCGGTTCAAGTTCATCAATCAGGGTGTTGGAACAATTTAAAAACTCAAGGTGTGAAAGGTTCCTGGCCGGCATCAGATCAAAAACCGAAGTTCCGCTTAAATCCAAATACTTTATTCGTGGAAGCTTTGACAGGGGTTCGAGTGAAACAATTCTTTTCCTGCCCGAAAAATTGATAGTGTCAACCTGGATAATTTTTTGGATCTGTCTGTCAATAAGAAGTGCCGAAATGTTTCCGGTATCAGATAAAGCGATTTTTAATGTGTCAAGTTCATTTAATGAGAATGCACCCTGGTTTACCCTTCTCTGGATGATCACATCAAATGCTGCAACAGAATCATTGAACCAGAGGACATGCTTCATCCTCAGGGTGTCTTTCAGCATTACATTTTCACCCAGCAGGTTCCGCCAGGCAGTGGGCAAATCGTTCCACCACCGGCGTAATTCCTCACGCTCATTGAGTTTGGTGGTATAAATACTTGCAACTTTTAAATCTTTATTCTCGTCGGTAAGATTGATTTCAATATATCGAAGTCTGTTGGAATCAACTTTATTCCCTTCAATGGTGGTTCCTTTAAGGTTGCGGTTTATGATAACTTTGAAAAAAAGCTGATTCTTCTCGTTCACCTGCTGTTCAATTTCCTGGATTGTGAAGGTAAACGCCACTTCTTTAAAAAAGAAGTCAATGTCTTTCAGGTAGGCCTGCACATCTTTATTTAAAGGCACCTCACGATTTTCGTCAAGATCATCCTCAACCTGTACTTTTTCGTTTTCAAAAATTTTAGTCCAACTCTGGTTGATAATAATATCTTTTTCCTTTGTCGAAACCTCAGGATTGCCAAGCGTATTGAATGTAAATTGGAGAAAAGAAACCATTTGGCCGGCGTCTTCCTTGTAACGTGCTAAATCTTCAGCAGATAGCGACTGTGGCTGTTTTTGAGCTCCCAAATACCCCGTGCAAAGGAAATAAAAAGCAAATGGGAGGATGAAATACAATAAACTTTTATTCATATTCAAAATTATAGCGGATCAATTAGATGAATGCATTACTCCCTGCGGTGGATAAAACTGATCAAACGCTCCTTCTGCCCGGTTTCCAGTTTGATAAGGTTAGAAATAAGCCAACCCCGGTTCAGTCCCGGCCTGTTAAACTCCTTGATCTCGACGTACCAGCCATCAATCTGAAAAAAATGAAAAGTTACATCAGTAACTTGTTGAAATTTCAGTTGATTATTACGCAATTCGTAGAGAAAAACAGACAGTTTATCCATTTCAAATCCCTGCTTGAAATAGTCGCCGGTGTATTCACCCGAAGAAAATACACGGTCGAGATTCATAAAATCCAACTCGTGGCTCATCGGGTGTAAAAACCGTGAAACCGACATTTCATCAGGCTTGTAAAGGTTTTCATAAGGGGTAAAATAAACATCATCGATTACCCATTTCGATCCAAGATTTTCCTTCACTAAAACCATAAACAAAGTAATGTTTACCCGGTCACGTCCGCGTAGAAACGCTACGTTTGCCTCCCCAAACCATTCGCCCCCGTGAAAATCAATAAAACGAGGGGCATCCGATCTTGTCACATCATTCACAAAAGCTTCTTTTAGCAGATCGGGCATGTTATTACCGGACTGATCAAACAACATGTTGATGTATTTTTTTCTCAACTCCGATGACCGGTATGAAGGATCGGTGGTTGACAACCTTACCCCTCTTACGTCTTCCTCGCCGTTGAATCGCCTTAAGAATTGGTTGACCTGCTTGGTTTCGGCATAAAATGAGGCCTCTTCATCCGAAGTGCTTCTGTTTAAGCGCAGATAGGAACCGTTATCCTGGCCTTCAGCCTGCAATACCACGAAAATGAAGAAAATTACCAACGCTCTGATCAGTTGCATAGGGATATGATTTGATGAATAATGAATTGGTAAAGAGGTTGATCGTTTGCCTGGATTGATTGTTGGTAAATGTTTGATTTTGATGGTATAAATGCTGAACATTTAAAACCGCCGCAAATACGAAAATTATCTTCTACAATTCGTTTTGCAGCGGTTGTATTATTCAGGATAAAAAAACTCAGGGCATGGTTTCAGCTACCCTGATATCACCAAGAAGCACATCCCAGAACCCAATCAGGCGGCCTCCAATCTGGGTCTGTTTGCGCTCAACATACACTGTAATGTCTTTTTTGGTTGTATCAACATATACCAAATTATCGCCAACCCTGCCCTCAAACCGCTGGTAAATCGTGATTACACCGACGTACCTTCCGTCAGGTTGCTTTTCCAGGTCACTGATATATTCAATATTGAACCACTCGATATTGACCCTGTCGTAGTTAAGCGCCATCAACCTTTCGAGGTAAGTACGGACTCCCCAATACTTGACTTCCGTTGAATTGAGGGTTGAAACTCCCATCATCGCTCCATCGGCAAACAACTCAAGTGTACGGTCAATCACCCGGTTGGCTTCTGACCATGGCGTTTGTTTATTACCGATAATGCTGATATATTTTCCAAGGTCTCTTACTTTCTCAAGTGCCAGGCTGTCAATAGCCATTTTACGCTCAGGGCTGATGTTATCCTGGGCAATCATTGGAGTGCCGATCAGGAACAAAAACAATACGGTTATTGCGGTGCTCTTCATATTATTTACTGTTTAATAAGTTCTAATTCAGTGATCTTACCATTGGCATCGTACTGGATATTATGCACCCTGTTCGGGTTTTTTCCCTGGTCTTTCAGATACTCGAGATACCGTTTAATGGTTGTTGGCTTGTCATAGTCTTTGATATCGCTATCCATAAACACGATAATAAGCACAGGAACATCCGGTGATGCAAAAAACTTTAAAGCATCACTAATCCTTGTGTTGGCCAGATCCACCGTGTTTGCTGATGCAATAGCATCAAGGTAATCTTCAATTTTATCGAACTTTTGTTCTTCCAACTGTTGCGCTGCTGCCGCTTCCTGTTCTTTGCGCAATCGTTCTTCCTCAAGCCGCTTTAGCTCTGCCTTTTGCCGTTCGATGGCTTTTTCTGCTTCAACAATCAAAGCATCTACTTCATTGTTGTTGAGGTTCATCGCTTTGATATCAGCCACTTTTTTCTCTTTCTGGGGAATGGTCATGTCTCCCTGGTCATTGATAATCATAAGCAGGTCTTTTTTGGCCTGCTCGATCTTTGCAGCAAGTTCTTCTGCAGCTTTTTGTTTGGCTATCTTTTTCTGGCTTTGGCAACCCGAAAAACCAACACCTACAATTGCAACAATTAGCAGGAGAACCAGCCTTGGCATCATTAGGTTTTTAATTTTTACAAGCATAATTTGGACAATTAATAATTTGATTTTTAATTCATTAAACTCTCGCAAATATAGGTTTGATTTATATTTCATTTGATCGTTCAATGCGATTATTATTAAAAACTTATGAACAATCAAAATTTCCAGACTAACGGAACTATCGTTGAAATTATTTCAAATGCCAAATCAGGGACTTATTTAAACGACCTGTTACAATGATCATGTTGATTCCAAAATCAAAGAATAACAACCAGAATTGATGAGAGATGGAAAAACGATAAGAGTGAAGCTATGATTAAGTAAAATTTAAAGCTTGAGTATTTCCTTGATTTTGCCTGGTACCGTGTTCCTATTCACCATTAAATAGATCGTTTTGTAGCGCATGTAAGCCTCTGATGCATAGAATAAACCACTATAAATGTGACCGTCGGTACCCCATGAGTTTTTAATGATATAATAGGTAGTGCCGTTCTGGTCTTTTGCCCTGCCGATAATTTCTATTACATGGTCGTCAGTAGTGGAATAATTATCAAATGATAGTTGACGGATTTCCTGAGTGATGACTTTTTCCTTCACCGGTTCGGAAAAACCATAAAGCATTTTGTCACGTTCTTCTTTCGTAAGTGCTTCCCATCGCTCTTTTTCAGTGCCTGAAAGGTCGGGTTTGTCCTCGTCTGGAACTACAGCAACTCCATTTTTCCATGAGAACCCTTTTTCGCTGACGTCAGCAGCCCATGAAATGGTGTGCCCTTTTTCCAGTGAGCTGTTGATGATCTCCATCATTTCGTCAAGTTGAACATTGTAAATCTGTCCAAGCATCCAGTTGTCCGGAATTTCGATGACGAACGGTTGATGAAAAGAGTGATGGGTAAATGAGCCAACTTCGATGTATTGATCAAGATTAAGTCCCAACTCATCTGCAAACGATTTGGGTGTATATTGTTTCCCTTTGTAGGTAAAATTTTTGGGATATGGCCCCATGTAGGCATCGAGCAATCCTTCGAAACCCTTTATCCAAACGGGAGTAAGTTTTCTGTTGACATTTTTTATGACCCCATCAACATAACTTTTCAGCACTTCATCCATTTCTCCATGAACAAATAGATCCTCGCCAATAACGAGTCCATTGTAAGCTTCTTCAGGTACAATGCCATACTTTCTTATGATTTCGATCACATCGTGGGCTGCGCCACCCGACCCGAAGTTTTTCTCACCATGCCAGCGAACATATTGGATAGCCTTTTCGAGGTAAGCCTGCCGGATAATAAAAGCCTCTGACAGATCAAACTCGCCTTTACCCGCTTTTAATAACTCCGACTCAAGAAATGCTACTCCTGAATAACTCCAGCAGGTGCCTGAACGATATTGATTCTTTACAGGAGTTGAGGTAAGTCTGATTTCATCAGTAAATGTGTAGCCTTTACTTTCATTTTCCTGTGCAACTATAGACTGAAAACTAATAGTTATTGTAAAAAATGCGGTCAACAGCAGGTTACATTTTTTCATCCGGGTATGATTTTGAAATTTATAAAAGTTGCTGCAAAGCTAATAAAATGCAAATTTTATCAGCATAAAATAAAAAAGGTTGCCAACATAGTCGGCAACCTTTTTTTAATATCGGGAAACATCGATTAAACCTCTTCTTCATCAAAATTTCATCATTCCATTTGAAGATTCAACTTAGTATCACATCCGCCGACAGAATTACAAGTGATAAAATTAGCTACAAGTCAAGTCAATAAATTCAAAACTCATCATTCGGCAGATGGTTTCCCGATACCTTTTAACCTAAAAACCCTGTTCATTATGAAAACCAATTACTCTCTCTTCTATTCGGAAAACAAATCTTTCAATTTTAAAAGAACTTGTCAGTAAATTTGTGTTTTGAAACTGTAAAGCTTATCATCAAAATCACGCTGCAAAGATAGGCTCGCTCTATACTCTGGATTTCAGCAAAAAAACGTATTTTTAAAAATAGGTAAAAACACCTAATTTCGCTGTAGAATAGCCTACCGCTCAATTCAAAATATCTTTGGAGATGTATTTTTTCCCTTCCAGAACATGCTGGATTGCATTATTTAATTCCAAAGAACTGGTATTTATTAGGAGATATGCTGATGCTCCGGCCTGGATGAGTTCTTCTGCCAGTGCAATGTCTGTGTAAAAGTGAAGAGCAATAATTGGGGTTAACGGTTTCATCTGACGGATTTTTTGTAAGAAATTCCTGCTGTTGCTTATTGAAGAGGACAAATCAATCAAAATCAAGTCGGCAGTGAAATCTTCAGCAGGATGACCATTCGAATACAAATTTGCGGGCTTGATAAATGAAAAACAGCATGACAGTTCACTGTTCAGCAATTCGCTGAATGCCTGGTTTATTGACTGATTTTCCCCAATTATGATCGTTTTCATTGGAACCTGTAGATTGATCCAAAAATTCAAGCGCAAAGTAAAATAAGTTATTTCCGAATTAAGTAGTAAAAAATACTGATTTCTTTGATCGGCAAAAAAACCTATTTCCTATGATAGGAGCAGGGGGGTAAGACTATCTTTTTTTCTTGAGTAAGTTGTTCTCGATGGCAAATTTTACCAGTCCTGCGGTATTCCTTGAGCCGGTTTTTTCGAGTAAATTACGTCGGTGGGCATCAACTGTACGCACACTTACGAATAATTTTTCGGCGATCTCCTGGTTGGTAAATTCATCAACAATCAATTGCAAAACGTCCAGTTCTCTTGGTGTAATAGGGATTGGCTCTCCAAAAATCTTTCCGGTGGAGGTTTTCTTTCTTACCATTTCCATCATAATGACGTTTTTAACCTCCTCGCTAAAATAGTTTTGACCCTCCATCACAGTATTGATGGCTGTAATTAACTCTTCCCGACCGGAGTTTTTAAGGATGTAGCCTCCAACACCCGCTGAAAGCATGTTTTTAATGTGTTCCTGTTCGCTCAGCATGGTAAGGGTGAGGATTTTTACGTGCGGGAATTTTTCAGCCATCTGCCTGGCACATTCCAGTCCATTCATGATAGGCATGTTTATGTCGAGTATGACCAGGTCGGGGGATAGTTTTTCAATTTTTTCAAGTGCTTCAATGCCGTTTTCAGCCTGGCCAATGATGAGAAACCGCGACTCGCCATGAAGGAGCGATATGATCCCATCGCGAACAATTTTGTGGTCGTCCACCAAAAGAATCTTTATTGTATCTGCGGTTGTTGTCATTTGTTACTACAGCGGAATTTGAATTGTTAATGCGGTGCCTTTTCCCGGGGTGCTGTCCATCTCAAAAATTCCCGACATTGCCATCGCTCTGTTATTAATATTTTTGATCCCCATCCCTTTTGATTCTTTGGCGTTTTTTCGTAAATCAAACCCTTTTCCATCGTCTTCAAAAGTATATATAATTTCCTTCGTGTGCAATAGCAACTGAATAAAAATATGGGTTGCCCCGGCATGTTTTAGGGTATTATTTAGTGCTTCTTGCGTGATGCGATACAGGTTCAGTTCAACATTACGGGGAAGTCTGACATCATTTCTTAAATTTTCATAAAAGGTAATTTTCAACCCACCAGATTTCTCGATTTGACTAAAAAGTGACTTTAAAGAGGGCACAAGACCAAAATCATCAATGGCTTTTGGCATCAGGTTAAGTGCAATGTTTCTACTCTCTTCGATGGCATTGTTCAGGAAAGAATAGCCAATTCTAAATTGGTCGCGTTTTGCTTCATCCAGGCGTTCTATAGCGTTCTTAATTGCCCCAAAGTTAAGACTAGCAGCTGTCAGGTTTTGTCCGAGGCCATCATGAATTTCTTTGGCGACCCGCTTGCGCTCCCTGTCTTCACCTTCGATTAGGGAGCGGATGACCATTTTTTCGGCTTCACGAAGTAAAGTGATATCATTAACGGCTGCAATTACCGCTTTTTTACTTTCGTACTCAATCATGTCTGTTCTCACCTCTGCCTGAATTTTTCTTTTGCCATTAATTAGCAGTGTGAGTTCCGTGGTTGTTGAAAGTTCGCTTTTTAGCAATGCTTGTAACTCGTCCAGTGAATACATCAATAAGTCCGGACGAATATCCTGAATACTTAGTTTAAGTAAATCGGTGCGCGAGCATTCAAAAAGCTTTTCTGCCGCACTGTTGACATCATAAATGTTACAGCTCCCGAGATCGAAAATGATGAGTGG
The window above is part of the Bacteroidales bacterium genome. Proteins encoded here:
- a CDS encoding leucine-rich repeat domain-containing protein, coding for MNKSLLYFILPFAFYFLCTGYLGAQKQPQSLSAEDLARYKEDAGQMVSFLQFTFNTLGNPEVSTKEKDIIINQSWTKIFENEKVQVEDDLDENREVPLNKDVQAYLKDIDFFFKEVAFTFTIQEIEQQVNEKNQLFFKVIINRNLKGTTIEGNKVDSNRLRYIEINLTDENKDLKVASIYTTKLNEREELRRWWNDLPTAWRNLLGENVMLKDTLRMKHVLWFNDSVAAFDVIIQRRVNQGAFSLNELDTLKIALSDTGNISALLIDRQIQKIIQVDTINFSGRKRIVSLEPLSKLPRIKYLDLSGTSVFDLMPARNLSHLEFLNCSNTLIDELEPIRYLTKLQELNAGNTKVADISTLANFTQLIRLNLSHTQIKTLDPLTGLVNIKDLDISGTSLNTLGAVSSLKSLDRLDFSATNITDVNPLKNLTELVFLKFENTPVSTLEPLSSLTNLRLLFIDQTPVSDLSPLSGLPNLSTIYCDQARVTRNEAMRFNEINPQVLVIYETSELKHWWNDLLPEWKSVFADKVALFANPTKEELHDVTRMRTLNIAENKALLSLDPVANMPMLNAIYCQGTGITNITPVSNLSDLRELNFSNTKVSDLSPLEDLTKLTKISFDHTNVTSFLPIMELGSLKVIYCDDAPVDETEIIEFLIRHPGCLVVYQTDDLRKWWDELPEVWKSLAEKYITPNTELSREQLQELANLRVVNLDESALSERSLEITSLEYLNKMILLEEVRFSNTRISSLAPLSTLNRLHTLICPNNPIESLQPLSELVTLEVLDIQNTAVSELLFLAPLAKLRKLNISGTQIKSLKGVEYLTGLEQLDCFNTRIKNLKQVQALPNLKLVKCYNTKITSRTIDKFRAARPEVEVVYY
- a CDS encoding aminopeptidase; its protein translation is MKKCNLLLTAFFTITISFQSIVAQENESKGYTFTDEIRLTSTPVKNQYRSGTCWSYSGVAFLESELLKAGKGEFDLSEAFIIRQAYLEKAIQYVRWHGEKNFGSGGAAHDVIEIIRKYGIVPEEAYNGLVIGEDLFVHGEMDEVLKSYVDGVIKNVNRKLTPVWIKGFEGLLDAYMGPYPKNFTYKGKQYTPKSFADELGLNLDQYIEVGSFTHHSFHQPFVIEIPDNWMLGQIYNVQLDEMMEIINSSLEKGHTISWAADVSEKGFSWKNGVAVVPDEDKPDLSGTEKERWEALTKEERDKMLYGFSEPVKEKVITQEIRQLSFDNYSTTDDHVIEIIGRAKDQNGTTYYIIKNSWGTDGHIYSGLFYASEAYMRYKTIYLMVNRNTVPGKIKEILKL
- a CDS encoding response regulator transcription factor, whose translation is MKTIIIGENQSINQAFSELLNSELSCCFSFIKPANLYSNGHPAEDFTADLILIDLSSSISNSRNFLQKIRQMKPLTPIIALHFYTDIALAEELIQAGASAYLLINTSSLELNNAIQHVLEGKKYISKDILN
- a CDS encoding response regulator transcription factor encodes the protein MTTTADTIKILLVDDHKIVRDGIISLLHGESRFLIIGQAENGIEALEKIEKLSPDLVILDINMPIMNGLECARQMAEKFPHVKILTLTMLSEQEHIKNMLSAGVGGYILKNSGREELITAINTVMEGQNYFSEEVKNVIMMEMVRKKTSTGKIFGEPIPITPRELDVLQLIVDEFTNQEIAEKLFVSVRTVDAHRRNLLEKTGSRNTAGLVKFAIENNLLKKKR